A stretch of Flavobacterium sp. N2270 DNA encodes these proteins:
- a CDS encoding ABC transporter ATPase: protein MLVEFSTLPTHSRIWIYQSDRKFSEVEISEIEESLKSFIESWSAHGQSLEASYLLKYERFIIIAVNQDVQAVTGCSIDASVQFIQSLEQKYKVDLMDRMNVTFKTGEYIAYKSLIDFKKMAKAKSVSPSTIVYNNLVNTIEEWQDFWEVPASESWHNRFF, encoded by the coding sequence ATGTTAGTAGAGTTTTCAACATTACCTACTCATTCTCGAATTTGGATTTATCAATCAGATAGAAAATTTTCTGAAGTAGAAATTTCTGAAATTGAGGAAAGTTTAAAATCATTTATAGAATCTTGGTCTGCACATGGTCAAAGTTTAGAAGCTTCGTATTTATTAAAATACGAAAGATTTATAATCATTGCTGTAAATCAAGATGTACAAGCTGTAACAGGTTGTTCTATAGATGCTTCTGTTCAATTTATTCAATCATTGGAACAAAAATACAAGGTAGATTTAATGGATAGAATGAATGTAACTTTTAAAACAGGTGAATACATTGCTTATAAATCACTAATCGATTTTAAGAAAATGGCTAAAGCAAAATCTGTTTCTCCTTCAACTATTGTTTACAATAATTTGGTAAATACTATTGAAGAGTGGCAAGATTTTTGGGAAGTACCTGCTAGCGAAAGTTGGCATAATAGGTTTTTTTAA
- a CDS encoding glycoside hydrolase family 3 N-terminal domain-containing protein: MRYIIIALLFTSFIFSQDNSTITQEKWVDSVYNQFSFEEKVGQLFMVAAYSNKNEAHNKSIDDLISKYKIGGLIFFQGGPVRQANLTNRYQAQSKVPLFIGIDAEWGLSMRLDSTYRYPWNMTLGAVQNLSLIEKMGQQMGQQSKRMGIHFNFAPVVDINTNPKNPIIGNRSFGEDKFNVAERAVALMKGFQSEGLFATAKHFPGHGDTSSDSHHTLPVVKFDKKRIDEVELYPYKELIKNGLSSIMVAHLDIPSLEPRKGYPTSISYNVVTDILQNELGFEGLIFTDALNMKGASNFKQPGDIDLEAFLAGNDILLFAENVPLAVEKFKVAFNEGKLSEERIAFSVKKILNYKYKAGLNNYKPVEINNLVEDLNKPEFDALNFDLYENAITVLTNKEKIIPIKKIEKEKIAYVSIGNDYSDTFINSLNKYTDVTEIKSDNLDELLVLLEDYTKVVISYQKADGAWKNHDLSFKELLWIDRISKQNKTIVTFFTKPYSLLNIKNFSGIESIILAYQNNDFAQISAADIIFGSKSAKGKLPVSINDDFEVNDGIITQNLNRLAFGVPENVGMNSKILSKIDTIANYAISNKMTPGAQIIVARKGVVVYQKSFGYMTYENKDKVENTNLYDVASLTKILSTLPNLMVQYEKGKIKLDTKLSTMLPIFKKTNKENITFLDLLTHQARLKPWEPFYKATLDSLGFPSDKYYKKSFSDEFPIQVSENLFLRRDYNDTIMKVIADSDLLPKKEYKYSDFSFILMKEYLERITSKKLDVLAEDNFYSYLGANSMMYNPLRKFDMRYIAPTEIDNYYRHTTVQGYVHDMGAAMQGGVSGHAGLFSNALDVAKMMQMYLQKGSYGGHQFFTEETLNAFNKCYFCKEGNRRGLGFDKPQLGEAGPTCGCVSLTSFGHTGFTGTIAWADPEKEIVYIFLSNRTYPEAKTNNLSRNNIREKIQEVIYEAITD; this comes from the coding sequence ATGAGATATATCATAATAGCACTGCTTTTTACTTCATTTATTTTTTCTCAGGATAACTCTACTATTACCCAAGAAAAATGGGTTGATAGTGTATATAATCAATTTTCTTTTGAAGAGAAAGTTGGGCAATTATTCATGGTTGCAGCTTATTCTAATAAAAATGAAGCACATAACAAATCTATTGATGATTTAATTTCTAAGTATAAAATTGGAGGATTAATCTTTTTTCAAGGCGGACCTGTTCGTCAAGCTAATTTAACAAATAGATATCAAGCACAATCTAAAGTTCCTTTATTTATAGGTATTGATGCAGAATGGGGTTTAAGCATGCGATTAGATTCTACTTATCGTTATCCATGGAACATGACACTTGGTGCTGTACAAAATTTGAGTCTTATTGAGAAAATGGGACAACAAATGGGTCAACAATCAAAACGTATGGGAATCCATTTTAATTTTGCACCTGTTGTAGATATTAACACTAATCCAAAAAATCCTATCATTGGTAATCGCTCATTTGGTGAAGATAAGTTTAATGTTGCAGAACGCGCAGTTGCTTTAATGAAAGGCTTTCAAAGCGAAGGTTTATTTGCTACAGCCAAACATTTTCCTGGTCATGGAGATACTTCTTCAGATTCTCATCATACATTACCTGTTGTTAAATTTGATAAAAAACGTATTGACGAAGTTGAACTATATCCGTATAAAGAGCTAATTAAGAATGGTTTATCGAGTATAATGGTTGCTCATTTAGATATTCCAAGTTTAGAACCTCGAAAAGGATATCCTACTTCAATTTCTTATAATGTTGTAACTGATATTTTACAAAATGAACTCGGATTTGAAGGTTTAATCTTCACAGATGCCTTAAATATGAAAGGTGCAAGTAATTTTAAACAACCTGGTGATATCGATTTAGAAGCTTTTTTAGCTGGAAACGATATTTTGCTTTTTGCTGAAAATGTTCCATTAGCAGTTGAAAAATTTAAAGTTGCTTTTAACGAAGGAAAATTATCTGAAGAACGAATTGCTTTTTCGGTTAAAAAAATTTTAAATTATAAATATAAAGCAGGATTAAATAATTATAAACCTGTTGAAATTAATAATCTTGTTGAAGATTTAAATAAACCTGAGTTTGATGCTTTAAATTTCGATTTATATGAAAATGCTATTACTGTTCTTACCAATAAAGAAAAAATAATTCCTATTAAGAAAATAGAAAAAGAGAAAATAGCTTATGTAAGTATTGGTAATGATTATTCAGATACTTTTATAAATTCATTAAATAAATATACTGATGTAACTGAAATAAAATCAGATAATTTAGATGAATTATTAGTTCTTTTAGAAGATTATACGAAAGTTGTTATTAGTTATCAAAAAGCTGACGGTGCTTGGAAAAATCACGATTTAAGTTTTAAAGAATTACTTTGGATTGATAGAATTTCAAAACAAAATAAAACAATTGTTACTTTTTTTACAAAACCTTATTCGCTATTAAATATTAAGAATTTTTCTGGAATTGAAAGTATTATTTTAGCTTATCAAAATAACGATTTTGCTCAAATTTCTGCTGCAGATATTATCTTTGGTTCTAAAAGTGCTAAAGGAAAATTACCTGTTTCTATAAATGATGACTTTGAAGTAAATGATGGAATTATAACTCAAAATTTAAACAGATTGGCTTTTGGAGTTCCAGAAAATGTGGGAATGAATTCTAAAATTCTTTCAAAAATTGATACTATTGCTAATTATGCTATTTCTAATAAAATGACACCTGGCGCACAAATTATTGTAGCTAGAAAAGGAGTGGTAGTTTATCAAAAATCTTTTGGTTACATGACTTATGAAAATAAAGATAAAGTAGAAAATACAAACTTGTATGACGTTGCTTCATTAACAAAAATTTTGTCAACGTTACCAAATTTAATGGTTCAATATGAAAAGGGTAAAATTAAGTTAGATACGAAGTTAAGTACGATGTTACCAATATTTAAAAAAACTAATAAAGAAAACATCACTTTTTTAGATTTACTAACACATCAAGCAAGACTTAAACCATGGGAACCTTTCTATAAAGCAACATTAGATAGTCTTGGTTTTCCTTCTGATAAATATTACAAAAAATCATTTTCAGATGAATTTCCAATTCAGGTTTCTGAAAACTTATTTTTAAGAAGAGATTATAATGATACAATTATGAAGGTAATTGCTGATAGTGATTTGTTACCTAAGAAAGAATATAAATACAGCGACTTTTCATTTATTTTAATGAAAGAATATTTAGAAAGAATTACTTCAAAAAAATTAGACGTATTAGCTGAAGATAATTTTTACTCTTATTTAGGAGCAAATTCAATGATGTACAATCCGTTGAGAAAATTTGATATGCGTTATATTGCTCCTACAGAAATTGATAATTATTACAGACATACAACTGTGCAAGGTTATGTTCACGATATGGGAGCCGCTATGCAAGGTGGTGTTTCTGGTCATGCAGGTTTATTTTCAAATGCACTTGATGTTGCAAAAATGATGCAAATGTATTTACAAAAAGGTTCTTATGGTGGACACCAATTCTTTACTGAGGAAACTTTAAATGCATTTAATAAATGTTATTTCTGTAAAGAAGGAAATAGAAGAGGACTAGGGTTTGATAAACCTCAACTTGGAGAAGCTGGTCCTACTTGTGGCTGTGTTTCTTTAACAAGTTTTGGTCATACTGGATTTACAGGAACTATAGCTTGGGCTGATCCAGAAAAAGAAATTGTTTACATCTTTTTGTCAAATAGAACTTATCCAGAAGCTAAAACGAATAATTTATCTCGAAATAATATTAGAGAAAAAATTCAAGAAGTTATTTATGAAGCTATAACAGATTAA
- a CDS encoding DUF1801 domain-containing protein: MTSKAQSPQEYLNEVPTDRLPAVEKLRKTILDNLPKGFEEGMSYGMIGYYVPHSIYPNGYHCDTKLPLPFMSFASQKNSINFYHMGIYANKELYDWFVSQYPNYSKKKLDMGKSCMRFKKEEDIPFQLIAELVQKISVQDWITTYESAFKK, from the coding sequence ATGACTTCAAAAGCACAATCACCTCAAGAATATTTAAATGAAGTGCCAACAGACAGGTTGCCAGCTGTTGAAAAACTTAGAAAAACAATTTTGGATAATTTACCAAAGGGTTTTGAAGAAGGAATGAGCTACGGAATGATTGGTTATTATGTTCCTCATAGTATTTATCCAAATGGATATCATTGTGATACAAAATTGCCATTACCTTTTATGAGTTTTGCTTCTCAAAAAAACAGTATCAATTTTTATCACATGGGAATTTATGCCAATAAAGAACTTTATGATTGGTTTGTTTCTCAATATCCAAACTATTCTAAGAAGAAACTAGATATGGGTAAAAGTTGCATGCGTTTTAAAAAAGAAGAAGATATTCCGTTTCAATTAATTGCTGAGTTGGTTCAAAAAATTTCAGTTCAAGATTGGATAACAACTTACGAATCGGCATTTAAAAAATAA
- a CDS encoding MlaD family protein has translation MKLTREIKTAILVISSILLFFWGYSFLKGKNLFDTNKKLYVVYENVAGLESSAPVTLNGLKIGKVNSISINPDGKLLVELQISTDFPISKSSIAEIYDSGLVGGRQISINLNLEDKSEAASGDYLKASSKLGLTDALAVQIEPLKDKIEKLLENANILFENVNDILDEKAKANLQNTISELNSTMTEFSGASKNLNQLLATNKSKLDHTFTSLDKTVSNFEVISDSLANANLGKTVKNLEKTLANVDKLLADMEQGNGTMGKLMKDEAMYNNFTKASSELELLLQDLRLNPTRYINVSVFGKKNKPYVEPTETKKD, from the coding sequence TTGAAATTAACTAGAGAAATTAAAACAGCCATATTGGTTATATCATCCATCTTATTGTTTTTTTGGGGATATAGTTTTTTAAAAGGTAAAAATTTATTTGATACAAATAAAAAATTGTACGTGGTTTATGAAAACGTTGCGGGACTAGAATCTTCTGCACCTGTTACTTTAAATGGACTAAAAATTGGTAAAGTAAATAGTATTTCCATTAATCCTGATGGTAAATTATTAGTAGAACTTCAAATCTCTACCGATTTTCCAATTTCAAAATCGAGTATCGCAGAAATTTATGACTCTGGTTTAGTTGGTGGAAGACAAATTTCAATCAATTTAAATCTAGAAGATAAAAGCGAAGCTGCTTCGGGTGATTATTTAAAAGCTTCTTCAAAATTAGGTTTAACCGATGCACTTGCTGTTCAAATTGAACCACTTAAAGATAAAATTGAAAAACTTTTAGAAAATGCTAATATACTATTTGAAAATGTAAATGACATTTTAGACGAAAAAGCAAAAGCTAATCTTCAAAATACAATTTCAGAATTAAATTCTACAATGACCGAATTTAGTGGCGCTTCTAAAAACCTTAATCAATTATTAGCTACAAATAAATCTAAATTAGATCATACGTTTACAAGTTTAGATAAAACAGTTTCTAATTTTGAAGTAATTTCAGATTCATTAGCCAATGCAAACCTTGGAAAAACAGTTAAAAATTTAGAAAAAACATTAGCAAATGTTGACAAACTTTTAGCTGATATGGAACAAGGAAATGGTACAATGGGTAAATTAATGAAAGACGAAGCTATGTACAATAATTTTACAAAAGCTTCAAGTGAATTAGAATTACTTTTACAAGATTTAAGATTAAACCCTACACGTTATATAAATGTTTCTGTATTTGGTAAAAAAAATAAACCATATGTAGAACCAACTGAAACTAAAAAAGACTAA
- a CDS encoding phosphoheptose isomerase: MKKEEIESKLQAISENGESLSPILAEGIKNYLIDIDGTICDDIPNEEPERMATAQVYPDALKTLNKWYDEGHIICFFTSRTEAHREVTENWLNKHGFKFHGMVMGKPRGGNYHWIDNHLVKATRYRGKFTDLVDKEVTIQVFDDEHHE, translated from the coding sequence ATGAAAAAAGAAGAAATTGAAAGCAAATTGCAAGCAATATCTGAAAATGGAGAATCTTTAAGTCCTATTTTAGCAGAAGGAATTAAAAACTATTTAATAGATATAGATGGAACAATTTGTGACGATATTCCTAATGAAGAGCCTGAAAGAATGGCAACTGCTCAAGTTTATCCTGATGCATTAAAAACACTTAATAAATGGTATGATGAAGGTCATATAATTTGCTTTTTTACATCAAGAACTGAAGCACATAGAGAGGTTACTGAAAACTGGTTAAACAAGCATGGATTTAAATTTCATGGAATGGTTATGGGAAAACCAAGAGGTGGAAATTACCATTGGATTGATAATCATTTGGTTAAAGCAACAAGATATAGAGGTAAATTCACCGATTTAGTAGATAAAGAAGTTACGATTCAAGTATTTGATGACGAACATCACGAATAA
- a CDS encoding (Fe-S)-binding protein encodes MSYLDNILFAVILVIGAGYFANNVKKLIRNIKLGQDVNRKDNSSERWKNMAMIALGQSKMIKRPIAGVLHIIVYVGFIIINIEVLEIVIDGLFGTHRVFSSLGIVYDVLIGSFEILAFLVLVAVVVFWLRRNVIKLKRFTNPEMKGYATNDGNIILYFEMVLMSLFLIMNAADLHLQFVEGGFSHYHQAGSFPISQFIAPIFNGMSNNVVFLIERGAWWLHISGILVFLNYLYFSKHLHILLAFPNTYFADLNAKGKLDNLESVTKEVKMMMDPTADPFAAPANPDAIPAKFGASDVQDLNWVQLLNAYTCTECGRCTSSCPANQTGKKLSPRKIMMDTRDRLEEVGKNIDANKGIFVDDGRSLLNDFISPEELWACTTCNACVEECPVNISPLSIIMDMRRYLVMEQSAAPTELNSMMTNIENNGAPWQYNQMDRLNWKSED; translated from the coding sequence ATGAGTTATTTAGATAATATTTTATTTGCTGTAATTTTAGTAATTGGAGCTGGTTATTTTGCAAATAATGTAAAAAAGCTAATTAGAAACATCAAGCTTGGTCAAGATGTAAATAGAAAAGACAATTCTTCTGAAAGATGGAAGAATATGGCTATGATTGCACTTGGACAATCTAAAATGATAAAAAGACCAATTGCTGGTGTATTACATATTATAGTATACGTTGGTTTTATAATAATTAATATTGAAGTTTTAGAAATTGTTATCGATGGATTATTTGGTACACATAGAGTATTCTCTTCTTTAGGAATTGTTTATGATGTATTAATAGGTTCATTTGAAATACTTGCCTTTTTAGTACTTGTAGCGGTTGTTGTTTTCTGGTTGAGAAGAAACGTTATAAAGTTAAAACGTTTTACAAATCCTGAAATGAAAGGTTATGCTACAAACGACGGTAATATTATTTTATATTTTGAAATGGTATTAATGTCATTGTTTTTAATAATGAATGCTGCCGATTTACATTTACAATTTGTTGAAGGCGGCTTTAGCCATTATCATCAAGCGGGAAGTTTCCCAATTTCTCAATTTATTGCACCTATTTTTAATGGAATGAGTAATAATGTTGTTTTCTTAATTGAAAGAGGAGCATGGTGGTTGCATATTTCTGGTATTTTAGTATTCTTGAACTATTTATATTTTTCTAAACATTTACACATATTATTAGCTTTCCCAAATACTTATTTTGCAGATTTAAATGCAAAAGGAAAATTAGATAATTTAGAAAGTGTTACTAAAGAAGTAAAAATGATGATGGATCCAACCGCAGATCCTTTTGCAGCTCCTGCAAATCCAGATGCTATTCCTGCAAAATTTGGAGCTTCAGACGTGCAAGATTTAAATTGGGTACAATTATTAAACGCTTATACATGTACAGAATGTGGTCGTTGTACTTCATCTTGTCCGGCAAATCAAACAGGTAAAAAACTTTCTCCTCGAAAAATCATGATGGATACACGTGATCGATTAGAAGAAGTTGGTAAAAATATTGATGCAAACAAAGGAATATTTGTAGATGATGGAAGATCATTATTAAATGATTTCATTTCTCCTGAGGAACTTTGGGCTTGTACAACTTGTAATGCTTGTGTTGAAGAATGTCCTGTAAATATTAGTCCATTGTCAATTATTATGGATATGCGACGTTATTTAGTAATGGAGCAAAGTGCAGCACCAACCGAACTAAACAGTATGATGACTAATATTGAAAATAACGGTGCTCCTTGGCAATACAACCAAATGGATCGTTTAAACTGGAAATCAGAAGATTAA
- a CDS encoding N-acetylmuramoyl-L-alanine amidase family protein: MNFLKNHFLKIFLLSISFIFSNQINAQSKSKFKIVLDAGHGGKDYGTVYHGNIEKKIALATTLKVGDLLDKDSEIEIVYSRKTDVFVELKDRANNANKADADLFVSIHCNGVKNFGPYGTETFVMGLTRSTTNLDVAKSENSVILLEKDYKEKYNGFDPNKPETLIGLKILQEEYLNQSIDLAAKVQSNFTNTLNRKDRGVKQAPLWVLDASYMPSVLIEIGFISNVEEGNFLNSDDGQDKVAKAIADAIFSYKKEYFNPSSSSSIVVETKKEVEKVVNEEKPVVKTVPNKGIVFKVQISASGTKLETSSSNFKGLDNISREQSGKLYKYFYGIENNYNDAKLRLTEAKDKGYSSAFLVAYKDGVKISVSDAIK; encoded by the coding sequence ATGAATTTTTTGAAAAATCACTTTTTAAAGATATTTCTTTTAAGTATTTCTTTCATTTTTTCAAACCAAATTAATGCTCAATCTAAATCAAAATTTAAAATTGTTTTAGATGCTGGGCATGGTGGAAAAGATTATGGAACAGTTTATCATGGAAATATTGAAAAGAAAATTGCACTAGCAACTACTTTAAAGGTGGGTGATTTATTAGATAAAGACTCAGAAATTGAAATTGTTTATTCCAGAAAGACTGATGTTTTTGTAGAACTAAAAGATAGAGCGAATAATGCTAATAAAGCCGATGCCGATTTATTTGTTTCCATTCATTGTAATGGAGTAAAAAACTTTGGACCTTATGGTACAGAAACTTTTGTAATGGGTTTAACACGTAGTACTACTAATTTAGATGTGGCAAAAAGTGAAAACTCGGTAATTCTATTAGAAAAGGATTATAAAGAAAAATATAACGGTTTTGATCCTAATAAACCAGAAACTCTTATTGGACTTAAGATTCTTCAAGAGGAATATTTAAATCAAAGTATAGATTTAGCTGCAAAAGTGCAATCAAACTTTACAAATACTTTAAACAGAAAAGATAGAGGTGTTAAACAAGCTCCATTATGGGTTTTAGATGCTTCTTATATGCCAAGTGTACTTATTGAAATAGGATTTATCTCAAATGTTGAAGAAGGAAATTTTTTAAATTCAGATGACGGACAGGATAAAGTTGCAAAAGCAATTGCTGATGCTATCTTTTCTTATAAAAAGGAATATTTTAACCCAAGTTCATCTTCAAGTATTGTTGTTGAGACTAAAAAAGAAGTTGAAAAAGTTGTAAATGAAGAAAAACCAGTGGTAAAAACAGTACCTAACAAAGGAATTGTGTTTAAAGTTCAAATTTCAGCTAGTGGAACAAAACTAGAAACATCTTCATCTAATTTTAAAGGTTTAGATAATATTTCTAGAGAGCAATCGGGTAAATTATATAAATACTTTTATGGAATTGAAAATAATTACAATGATGCAAAATTAAGGTTAACAGAAGCAAAAGATAAAGGTTATAGCTCTGCATTTTTAGTTGCTTATAAAGATGGAGTAAAAATAAGCGTTTCAGACGCAATAAAATAA
- a CDS encoding (Fe-S)-binding protein → MAENLIVPTMAEMMAEGKQPEILFWVGSAGSFDDRAKKITRAFVKILNNANVNFAVLGIEESCTGDVAKRAGNEFLFQMQAMMNIEILNAYEVKKIVTCDPHSFNCLKNEYPGLGGTYEVMHHTQFINQLIDEGRLNINRDTYKDKRITFHDPCYLGRANNEYNAPRDILKLTNANVVEMKRSKNSALCCGAGGAQMFKEPEKGDMDINVLRTEDALETQPNIIATGCPYCNTMMTDGVKFKEKEAEVKVLDIAELIANAQDL, encoded by the coding sequence ATGGCTGAAAATTTAATTGTGCCAACTATGGCAGAAATGATGGCGGAAGGAAAACAACCAGAAATTTTATTTTGGGTTGGTTCTGCTGGTAGTTTCGACGATAGAGCAAAAAAAATAACAAGAGCATTTGTTAAAATACTCAATAATGCCAATGTTAATTTTGCAGTTTTAGGAATAGAGGAAAGTTGTACTGGTGATGTTGCAAAACGAGCTGGAAACGAATTTTTATTTCAAATGCAAGCGATGATGAACATTGAAATACTAAATGCTTATGAAGTAAAAAAAATAGTCACCTGTGATCCACATTCTTTTAATTGTTTAAAAAATGAATATCCTGGTTTAGGAGGTACTTATGAAGTAATGCATCATACACAATTTATTAATCAATTAATAGATGAAGGTCGTTTAAATATTAATAGAGATACTTATAAAGATAAACGTATAACATTTCATGACCCATGTTATTTAGGACGTGCTAATAATGAGTATAATGCCCCTAGAGATATTTTAAAACTTACTAATGCAAATGTCGTAGAAATGAAAAGGAGTAAAAACTCGGCATTATGTTGTGGTGCAGGAGGAGCGCAAATGTTTAAAGAACCAGAAAAAGGAGACATGGACATAAATGTACTTAGAACTGAAGATGCATTAGAAACTCAACCAAACATTATAGCCACAGGTTGTCCATATTGTAATACTATGATGACTGACGGAGTTAAGTTCAAAGAAAAAGAAGCAGAAGTTAAAGTATTAGACATTGCTGAATTAATAGCTAATGCTCAAGATTTATAA